A DNA window from Bradyrhizobium sp. CCBAU 53421 contains the following coding sequences:
- a CDS encoding class I SAM-dependent methyltransferase, protein MDVIDLRDFYSQRLGIVARQLINRGIRARWPNAEGQRVLGLGYPTPYLGLFRDTCERCIAFMPAAQGVLKWPTGRPALATLIDEFSMPLPDAAVDRVLLVHALEMSDDPERLLREVWRVLSPSGRLIAIIPNRRGVWTRTDATPFGHGRPYSRAQITQLLRQTWFTPASWGEALFMPPVQGSWFLRSAMAWERVGAALSMPFAGVHIVEASKQVYRAIPARRERTQLIPSLRPVLVPSSTATRKSSHAET, encoded by the coding sequence ATGGACGTCATCGACCTCCGCGACTTCTATTCGCAGCGCCTCGGTATCGTGGCGCGGCAGCTGATCAACCGCGGCATCCGCGCGCGGTGGCCGAACGCGGAGGGCCAGCGCGTGCTCGGCCTCGGCTATCCGACCCCTTATCTCGGCCTGTTCCGTGATACCTGCGAGCGCTGCATTGCCTTCATGCCGGCGGCACAGGGCGTGCTGAAATGGCCGACCGGCCGGCCGGCGCTGGCGACCCTGATCGACGAATTCTCGATGCCGCTGCCGGATGCCGCGGTCGACCGCGTGCTCCTGGTGCATGCGCTGGAGATGTCCGACGATCCCGAGCGGCTGCTGCGCGAGGTGTGGCGGGTGCTGTCGCCGTCGGGGCGGCTGATCGCGATCATCCCGAACAGGCGCGGCGTCTGGACGCGCACCGATGCGACGCCGTTCGGCCACGGCCGGCCCTATTCGCGGGCGCAGATCACCCAGCTGTTGCGGCAGACCTGGTTCACGCCGGCGTCATGGGGCGAGGCGCTGTTCATGCCGCCGGTGCAGGGCAGCTGGTTCCTGCGCTCGGCAATGGCGTGGGAGCGGGTCGGTGCCGCGCTGTCGATGCCGTTTGCCGGCGTGCATATCGTGGAAGCGAGCAAGCAGGTCTATCGCGCGATCCCCGCGCGCCGCGAGCGCACGCAGCTGATTCCGTCGTTGCGTCCGGTGCTGGTGCCGTCCTCGACGGCGACGCGCAAATCCAGTCACGCGGAAACGTAG
- a CDS encoding cupin domain-containing protein, translated as MSELSAADIIARLDLRPHPEGGHYRETFRDERCDASGRAHSTAIYFLLARGERSHWHRIDAVEMWHYHAGAPLTLRIAEHGGPQHAITLGPDVAHGEQPQAIVPAGAWQAAESSGDWTLVGCTVAPGFEFSKFELAPKNWQPAS; from the coding sequence ATGTCAGAGCTGTCCGCTGCCGACATCATCGCGCGGCTTGACCTAAGGCCGCATCCCGAAGGCGGGCATTATCGCGAGACGTTTCGCGACGAGCGCTGCGACGCCAGTGGGCGCGCGCATTCGACCGCGATCTACTTCCTGCTCGCGCGCGGCGAGCGCTCACACTGGCACCGCATCGACGCGGTGGAGATGTGGCACTATCACGCGGGCGCGCCGCTGACGCTGCGGATCGCGGAGCACGGTGGACCTCAGCATGCGATCACGCTCGGGCCGGATGTCGCGCACGGCGAACAACCGCAGGCGATCGTGCCGGCCGGCGCCTGGCAGGCCGCGGAAAGCAGCGGCGACTGGACACTGGTCGGCTGCACCGTCGCGCCGGGATTCGAGTTTTCGAAGTTTGAGTTGGCGCCGAAGAACTGGCAGCCGGCTTCGTAG
- the phbB gene encoding acetoacetyl-CoA reductase: MARVALVTGGTRGIGAAISKALKAAGYKVAASYAGNDAAAEKFKAESGIPVYKWDVSSFDACAAGVKQVEADLGPVDVLVNNAGITKDTAFHKMTLEQWNAVINTNLGSLFNMTRQVIEGMRARKFGRVISISSINGQKGQFGQVNYSAAKAGDIGFTKALALENAKGGITVNVICPGYINTEMVQAVPKDVLEKNVIPQIPVNRLGEPEEIARAVVFLAADDAGFITGSTLTVNGGQYHA; the protein is encoded by the coding sequence GGCGCTGAAAGCGGCGGGCTACAAGGTGGCGGCGAGCTACGCCGGCAATGACGCCGCGGCGGAGAAGTTCAAGGCGGAGAGCGGGATTCCCGTCTACAAGTGGGACGTCTCATCGTTCGACGCCTGCGCGGCTGGCGTGAAGCAGGTCGAGGCCGATCTCGGCCCGGTCGACGTGCTCGTCAACAATGCCGGTATCACCAAGGATACCGCTTTCCACAAGATGACGCTCGAGCAGTGGAATGCCGTGATCAACACCAACCTCGGCTCGCTGTTCAACATGACGCGCCAGGTGATCGAGGGCATGCGCGCCCGCAAGTTCGGCCGCGTCATCTCGATCTCCTCGATCAACGGCCAGAAGGGCCAGTTCGGCCAGGTCAACTACTCGGCGGCAAAGGCCGGCGACATCGGCTTCACCAAAGCCTTGGCGCTTGAGAATGCCAAGGGCGGCATCACCGTCAACGTGATCTGCCCGGGCTACATCAACACCGAGATGGTGCAGGCGGTGCCGAAGGACGTGCTCGAGAAGAACGTGATCCCGCAGATTCCGGTCAACAGGCTCGGCGAACCCGAGGAGATCGCGCGTGCCGTGGTGTTCCTCGCTGCCGACGATGCCGGCTTCATCACCGGCTCGACGCTGACCGTGAACGGCGGCCAGTATCACGCCTAA
- a CDS encoding DUF4167 domain-containing protein — translation MRNGQNNKRMRNRNNNNNNNNNNRRGQNPLTRVYESNGPDIKIRGTASHVAEKYVQLARDARSSGDPVAAENYYQHAEHYYRIIAAAQEQFRQNQQQPRPDAEPVATEDGDDDSDGYSSFGQEPGFVPQQQPFMRDNGQQPYQREQQQQPREHRERDHQPREQQPREHREREHRPQPQYQPQPQNQPQPAMADAGGVDRLPSFITGGAQPQVNGGAYEGNNGGAERGERSERFPRRRRRPHGPRPDMATQPAPSDDFNPGNE, via the coding sequence ATGAGAAACGGTCAGAACAACAAGCGGATGCGCAACCGGAATAACAACAACAATAACAACAACAATAACCGGCGCGGCCAGAATCCCCTGACACGGGTGTACGAATCGAACGGACCCGACATCAAGATCCGCGGCACGGCCTCCCACGTGGCCGAGAAATACGTCCAGCTTGCGCGCGATGCACGCTCCTCCGGCGATCCGGTGGCAGCCGAGAACTATTACCAGCACGCAGAGCACTACTACCGGATCATCGCGGCCGCGCAGGAGCAGTTCCGGCAGAATCAGCAGCAGCCGCGCCCCGACGCCGAGCCGGTTGCGACCGAGGACGGCGACGACGACAGCGACGGCTATTCGAGCTTCGGCCAGGAGCCGGGCTTCGTGCCGCAGCAGCAGCCTTTCATGCGCGACAACGGCCAACAGCCGTACCAGCGCGAGCAGCAGCAGCAACCGCGCGAGCACCGCGAGCGTGACCACCAGCCGCGTGAGCAGCAGCCGCGTGAGCACCGCGAACGCGAGCATCGTCCGCAGCCGCAGTATCAGCCGCAACCGCAGAACCAGCCGCAGCCGGCGATGGCCGATGCCGGCGGCGTCGATCGCCTGCCCTCGTTCATCACCGGCGGCGCGCAGCCGCAGGTCAATGGCGGCGCTTATGAAGGCAACAACGGCGGCGCAGAGCGCGGCGAACGCAGCGAGCGCTTCCCGCGTCGACGCCGCCGTCCGCACGGCCCCCGTCCCGACATGGCAACACAGCCGGCGCCGAGCGACGACTTCAATCCGGGCAACGAGTAA
- a CDS encoding DMT family transporter produces the protein MTTRTATLVGLTAILMWSLLSVMTVATGAIPAFQLAAMTFAIGAAVAFASFLLRPSAFGALKQPLVAWVVGVGGLFGYHALYFLALRFAPPAEAGLLNYLWPLLIVLFSSLLPGERLAIHHIVGALLGLAGTVLLFAGNTGSFTAAQIPGFAAAFVAAFVWAAYSVMSRRLKAVPTDAVAGFCLATAVLAALVHMMVETTVWPATPLQWLAVAALGIGPVGAAFFAWDIGMKRGDIRVLGAASYATPLLSTAFLIAAGFAKPSANIAIAAVLIAGGGLIAAKDMVLRKKA, from the coding sequence ATGACGACCCGAACTGCCACCCTTGTCGGACTGACCGCCATCCTGATGTGGTCGCTGCTGTCGGTCATGACGGTTGCGACCGGGGCGATCCCGGCGTTCCAGCTCGCCGCCATGACGTTTGCGATCGGGGCTGCGGTCGCGTTCGCGAGCTTCCTGCTGCGGCCATCAGCGTTCGGCGCGTTGAAGCAGCCGCTTGTCGCCTGGGTCGTCGGGGTCGGCGGCCTGTTCGGCTATCACGCGCTGTATTTCCTCGCGCTGCGCTTCGCGCCGCCGGCCGAGGCCGGCCTGCTCAACTATCTCTGGCCGCTGCTGATCGTGCTGTTCTCGTCGCTGCTGCCGGGCGAGCGGCTTGCGATCCATCACATCGTCGGCGCGCTACTCGGCCTTGCCGGCACCGTGCTGCTGTTCGCCGGCAACACCGGCAGCTTCACAGCTGCGCAGATTCCAGGCTTCGCGGCGGCCTTCGTCGCGGCGTTCGTCTGGGCTGCCTATTCGGTGATGTCGCGCCGGCTCAAGGCGGTGCCGACCGATGCGGTGGCCGGCTTCTGCCTTGCGACGGCGGTGCTTGCCGCGCTGGTCCACATGATGGTGGAAACCACGGTGTGGCCCGCGACGCCGCTGCAATGGCTGGCCGTCGCAGCACTCGGCATCGGTCCGGTGGGGGCTGCGTTCTTCGCCTGGGACATCGGCATGAAGCGCGGCGACATCCGCGTGCTCGGCGCCGCGTCCTATGCCACGCCGCTGCTCTCGACCGCGTTCCTGATTGCGGCAGGTTTTGCCAAGCCCAGCGCCAACATCGCCATCGCCGCGGTGCTGATCGCCGGCGGCGGCCTGATCGCGGCGAAAGACATGGTGCTGAGGAAGAAAGCGTAG
- the gloB gene encoding hydroxyacylglutathione hydrolase, whose translation MTAEIRTFSCLTDNFGYLIHDPATKATASIDAPEAGPIIKALEREGWTLTDILITHHHGDHVGGVAELKQKYGCRVVGPHDKSAKIANVDLRAANADVIKVGSLLARVVETPGHTLDHISYVFDGEKAVFAADTLFSIGCGRVFEGTYPMMWDSLLKLRSLPDDFRLYCGHEYTASNVKFALTIEADNPHLQARAEEVTKLRAENKPTIPVLLGDEKKANVFLRADEPAVAAKLHMKGADPALVFGELRERKNKS comes from the coding sequence ATGACCGCCGAAATTCGTACCTTCAGCTGCCTCACCGACAATTTCGGGTACCTGATCCACGATCCCGCGACCAAGGCGACGGCGTCGATCGACGCGCCGGAGGCTGGCCCGATCATCAAGGCGCTGGAGCGCGAAGGCTGGACGCTGACCGACATCCTGATCACCCATCACCATGGCGACCATGTCGGCGGCGTCGCCGAGCTGAAGCAGAAATATGGCTGCCGCGTCGTCGGGCCGCATGACAAGTCGGCGAAGATCGCAAATGTCGATTTGCGCGCCGCCAATGCCGACGTCATCAAGGTCGGCAGCCTGCTCGCACGCGTGGTCGAGACCCCCGGCCATACGCTCGACCATATCTCCTACGTATTCGACGGCGAGAAGGCGGTATTCGCCGCCGACACGCTTTTCTCGATCGGATGCGGCCGGGTGTTCGAAGGCACCTATCCGATGATGTGGGATTCACTGCTGAAGCTGCGCTCGCTGCCGGATGATTTTCGTCTCTATTGCGGCCATGAATACACCGCCTCCAATGTGAAGTTTGCGCTCACCATCGAGGCCGACAATCCGCATTTGCAGGCGCGCGCCGAGGAAGTCACAAAACTGCGTGCCGAGAACAAGCCGACGATTCCGGTGCTGCTCGGCGACGAGAAGAAGGCCAACGTGTTCCTGCGCGCCGACGAGCCTGCGGTCGCCGCCAAGCTGCACATGAAGGGCGCCGACCCGGCGCTGGTGTTCGGCGAGCTCCGCGAGCGCAAGAACAAGTCCTGA